Proteins co-encoded in one Ananas comosus cultivar F153 linkage group 15, ASM154086v1, whole genome shotgun sequence genomic window:
- the LOC109721578 gene encoding protein AUXIN RESPONSE 4: MAETTSIEEEREGHNTTMEPLLPREPITTTNDAPPHPNPSKPSPSSSNALAFWAYFTLSVSLLTLLLSSLLPLLLSPPDHRAWFLSLPDDLRLHYSQGKLIKAYPNPSSPPIQVFAVEHGPREERAEAVLLVHGLGSSSYSFRRVLSSLGSLGLRSVAIDLPGSGFSDNVELVGSGARGGLFGRFWDVYSEIREKGFFWAFDQLIETGEIPYEEIGRRSSPSHGGEGFSGYGSAEIGRVIEQVVDSMALAPVHLVLHDSALGPGTNWAAMNPSALRSVTFIDTLAENVAFPSWILGVPVFGELLLRSRMLFAGLLRLCCARSMDESAAEVHRLLLMGKDKKRAVVATGKALNYSFDLREWKDLEAVKDMPLQMLWSNNWSDRWIDEAQRVSSSIPFAKFAYHSGGRWPQEDAADEISQNIVDFVNSLPRSIKKVKDEPLPEHIQKMLEEANRGHYDHHDPGHHHHHDGRHHHGHGHGHGHEHAAGYMGMYGLGQGWGR; encoded by the exons ATGGCGGAAACCACGTCCattgaagaagagagagaaggacaCAACACTACAATGGAGCCCCTTCTCCCTCGAGAACCCATCACTACCACCAACGACGCTCCTCCCCACCCAAACCCCTCCAAaccctcgccctcgtcctccAACGCCCTCGCCTTTTGGGCCTACTTCACCCTCTCCGTCTCCCTCCtcactctcctcctctcttccctcctccCCCTTCTCCTCTCCCCCCCCGACCATCGGGCATGGTTCCTCTCCTTACCCGACGATCTCCGCCTCCATTACTCCCAAGGTAAGCTCATCAAAGCCTACCCTAACCCATCCTCCCCTCCGATCCAAGTTTTCGCCGTCGAGCACGGTCCACGGGAGGAGAGAGCCGAAGCCGTGCTCTTGGTCCACGGCTTGGGTTCCAGCTCCTACTCCTTCCGCCGCGTCCTCAGCTCCCTCGGCTCCCTTGGACTCCGATCCGTGGCCATCGATCTCCCCGGCTCCGGCTTCTCGGATAATGTGGAATTGGTGGGAAGTGGGGCGCGGGGTGGACTTTTTGGTAGGTTTTGGGATGTGTACAGTGAGATCAGAGAAAAGGGCTTCTTTTGGGCCTTTGATCAGCTTATCGAGACGGGGGAGATACCTTATGAAGAGATCGGAAGGAGGTCTTCGCCGAGTCATGGCGGCGAGGGATTTTCTGGATATGGGTCGGCAGAAATCGGCCGTGTTATTGAGCAGGTTGTGGATTCGATGGCACTCGCACCCGTCCATTTGGTGCTCCATGATTCGGCATTGGGTCCGGGGACGAATTGGGCTGCAATGAATCCCTCTGCCTTGCGAAGTGTTACTTTTATAGATACACTGGCAGAGAATGTGGCTTTTCCTTCTTGGATTTTGGGTGTGCCGGTGTTTGGAGAGCTGCTCCTGAGGTCTCGTATGCTGTTTGCTGGGTTGCTAAGGTTGTGCTGTGCAAGAAGCATGGACGAGTCAGCTGCTGAGGTTCATAGGCTTCTTTTGATGGGGAAGGATAAGAAGAGAGCTGTAGTTGCCACAGGGAAAGCGTTAAATTATAGCTTTGATTTGAGAGAGTGGAAGGATCTGGAGGCAGTGAAAGATATGCCCTTACAGATGCTCTGGTCAAATAATTGGTCGGATAGATGGATTGATGAAGCGCAGCGAGTTTCATCTTCTATTCCATTTGCAAAATTTGCTTACCATTCAGGTGGGCGGTGGCCTCAG GAGGATGCTGCTGATGAGATTTCTCAAAATATAGTCGACTTTGTAAACTCGTTACCAAGATCCATCAAGAAGGTAAAAGACGAACCTCTGCCAGAGCATATCCAGAAAATGTTGGAGGAAGCAAACAGAGGGCATTATGATCACCACGACCCTGGCCACCACCATCACCACGATGGTCGTCATCATCACGGTCATGGTCACGGTCATGGACATGAGCATGCTGCGGGCTATATGGGCATGTATGGCCTTGGTCAGGGATGGGGTAGATGA